Proteins co-encoded in one Sus scrofa isolate TJ Tabasco breed Duroc chromosome 14, Sscrofa11.1, whole genome shotgun sequence genomic window:
- the SIRT4 gene encoding NAD-dependent protein lipoamidase sirtuin-4, mitochondrial — MRMSFGLIFRTAKGRWMAKLSRQCSRGYTELFVPSSPPLDPEKVKEFQRFITLSKRLLVMTGAGISTESGIPDYRSEKVGLYARTDRRPIQHGDFVRSAPIRQRYWARNFVGWPQFSSHQPNPAHWALSNWERLGKLYWLVTQNVDALHTKAGSQRLTELHGCMHRVLCLDCGEQTPRRVLQERFEVLNPTWSAEAHGLAPDGDVFLTEEQVQSFQVPSCSRCGGPLKPDVVFFGDTVNPNTVDFVHKRVKEADSLLVVGSSLQVYSGYKFILTAQEKKLPIAILNIGPTRSDNLASLKLDSRCGELLPLIDPH; from the exons atgAGGATGAGCTTTGGCTTAATTTTTAGGACAGCAAAAGGCCGCTGGATGGCAAAGCTCAGCCGGCAGTGCTCACGTGGATACACTGAATTGTTTGTGCCATCGAGTCCTCCTTTGGACCCTGAGAAGGTCAAAGAGTTCCAGCGCTTTATCACCCTTTCCAAGAGACTGCTAGTGATGACTGGAGCAGGAATCTCCACTGAGTCGGGGATTCCAGACTACAGGTCAGAAAAGGTGGGACTTTATGCCCGCACAGACCGGAGGCCCATCCAGCATGGGGATTTTGTACGGAGCGCTCCAATCCGCCAACGGTACTGGGCAAGAAACTTTGTAGGCTGGCCTCAGTTCTCCTCCCACCAGCCTAACCCTGCACACTGGGCTTTGAGCAACTGGGAGAGACTGGGAAAGCTGTACTGGTTGGTGACCCAAAATGTGGATGCCTTGCACACCAAGGCGGGGAGTCAGCGCCTGACAGAACTCCACGGATGCATGCACAG GGTCCTCTGCTTGGACTGTGGCGAGCAGACTCCCCGCAGGGTGCTGCAGGAGCGGTTTGAAGTCCTGAACCCCACCTGGAGCGCTGAGGCCCACGGCCTGGCTCCGGACGGTGATGTCTTTCTCACCGAGGAGCAGGTACAGAGCTTCCAGGTCCCATCCTGCTCTCGATGTGGAGGCCCCCTGAAACCAGATGTTGTCTTCTTCGGGGACACGGTGAACCCTAACACAGTGGATTTTGTGCACAAGCGTGTAAAAGAAGCTGACTCTCTCCTGGTGGTGGGGTCATCCTTGCAG GTGTACTCCGGTTACAAGTTTATCCTCACAGCTCAGGAGAAAAAGCTGCCCATTGCAATATTGAACATTGGGCCCACACGGTCGGATAACTTGGCATCTCTGAAACTGGATTCACGTTGTGGAGAGTTGCTGCCTTTAATAGACCCACACTGA